Part of the Prochlorococcus sp. MIT 0603 genome is shown below.
GCCTGTTTGCTTAAATCACAATATTGAAACTGTAGAGCGCTTACAAAAAGAAGTTCGCAGAGGGGCAACTTATAAGAGGTCTCTTGATTTACTTCGCACTTCTAGTGAGATAGATAAAAACATACCAACTAAATCAGGCTTAATGCTCGGCCTAGGCGAAACCCGTGAAGAGATTATCAAAGTCCTTAAAGACTTACGTTCAGTCAATTGTCAACATGTAACCATTGGTCAGTACTTACGACCTTCTCTTTCGCATTTACCTGTACAAAGATATTGGCATCCCCAAGAGTTCCTGAATCTCGAAATAATTGCAAAGGGACTTGGCTTTAGCAAAGTAAATAGTGGGCCATTAGTAAGAAGTAGCTATCATGCAGATCAAGGCTAGTTGATTGATCCCAAATTCAAACTACTCTCCCAAAGTGTCTTGCTATGTTTATAAATATAAGCACAATCTCCAACCATTAGGCTGCCAGCTCCTCCCCAAACCATTCTAAAAGGTAAATCCAAAGCAGAGCTCCCAACCTCCCTCGTAACACTAAAGCCTCGCATTCTAAAATACCTAAGCAATGTGTCATGTTGTTCCTTTTCATCATTAATTGCAAGTAATCTGGCTTTTCTACAAGGAGTTTCTTCAAGTGCCCAAGCCATTGTTGAAGCCCAAATTAAATTCCCAACTCCGCTTGGAGCATTCTTGCTAACTTGCATGGTGTCGAGCTGTAATCCACTGATACTGTTGTAAGCCCATCCTTTCATCTCTCCATAAAGTTTCACCTTCTCAGGAGTTACGTATTTACCTACAACTAATCTAAGAGTCCACAAATTAAGGGGGCGTCTCAATTGAACTCTTAACAAAAGCCCTGCTTTAGCAGATTGACACTCTAATGAACTTAAAAGGTTGCCAGTCATGCACTAGGCCAAATTGAATTCCCGGGTAGACGTTCTTGAAGCTGTTTAATATGTTTTTGTCTTTCCTTAAAACGATCTCTATCATCATCACTAAATACATTCTCACAATGGTGGCATTGAATCCCAGGTAAGTAGTTGGATTTTTGTCTGTCTTCTGGGGAAAGAGGCATCCCACATGCAAAGCAAAGTCTATGTTCACCTGGCGTAAGCTTATGATTCAAAGCAACTCTGTGATCAAAAACAAAACACTCACCATCCCATCGACTTTGATCTTCTGGTACTTCAGCTAAATATCGAAGAATTCCACCACGTAAATGATAAACCTCCGGTACACCTTGTTGTTTTAAAAACGATGTAGCTTTTTCACATCGGATACCACCCGTACAAAACATAGCAATCCTATTGTGCTTCTTTTCTTGTAAGAGTTTATCAAGATTCCTCCTAGCCCACTCAGGGAATTCACGGAAAGTATCTGTATGAGGATTTAAAGATCCCTGAAATGATCCTATGGAAACCTCATATTCATTACGCATATCTATCACCAATGTCAGCGGGTCATCAATAAATTCATTCCATTGATCTGGTTCTACATATTTACCTACAGTTTTTCGTGGATTAACTCCATCTATTCCCATAGTAATAATCTCTCTTTTTTTACGAGCTTTAAATCGCCTAAATGCTTGTTTAGAAGTAAAACTAATTTTTACCTCCATAGAGTCATCAAGAACTAATGAATTTAACTTTCTTCGCATGATTTGTATCCCATGAGAAGGGCCACAAATAGTACCATTAATCCCTTCTAAAGCAACGAGAATAGTTCCTCTAACATTATATTTATCAGCTATATCTACTAGCTCCCGTAATATTGTTGGAATTGTCTCATCTTCAATAGGTGAGAAACTATAAAATGCTGCAACCATTAAGCGATTGCCAACATCCTTTTCTTTTGTTTTGATAATCATATTAATTCCAGTTAGCCGAAACTCCTGCAGAAGCAAGCAACTCTTTATCAGCTATAACTGAAGGATTACTAGTCGTCAACAAAGATTCTCCGTAAAAAATTGAATCTGCACCTGCAAGTAAGCAAAGAATTTGTGACTCTTTAGTTAATTGTTCTCTACCAGCACTAAGCCGCACTCGACTTTTAGGCATAAGAATTCTTGCGACAGCAACCATTCTCACCATTTCTAGTGGGTCAATCATCTGAAGGTCTTCCAAAAGTGTTCCTTCTACAGGAACCAAAGCATTAATAGGGACACTCTCTGGATGAGGATTCATTGTCGAAAGGACCCTTAACAAAGAGGCCCTGTCCTGGACAGTCTCACCCATTCCTATAATCCCTCCGCAACAAATAGTTATACCAGCGGTACGAACTCTATTTAGTGTTTCTAATCGATCCTCATATGTTCTTGTGGTAATGATACTTTCATAATATTCAGGACTTGTATCGAGATTATGATTGTAAGCATTTAAACCAGCTTCTGCCAAACGTGAAGCTTGCGTATCACTAAGCATTCCTCCTGTTACGCATGCCTCTAAACCTAAACTCCTAACCCCCCTAACCATTTCCAACATGGCTTCAAAAGGTTTGCCGTCTCGAATTTCTCTCCAGGCCCATCCCATACAAAATCGATCTGCACCTGCTGCCTTGGCTGCCTTAGCTTGCTCCAAAACTCCCTTTACATCAAAGTCAGATTGACTAGAAACATCACTTGAGTTATGCATTGACTGAGAGCAATAAGCACAGTCCTCTTCGCATCCTCCTGTCTTAACGCTCAAAAGAGATGCCAATTGAACTTTATATCCTGGGTTAATTGATCTATGTACTATTTGTGCTTGCCAAAGAAGATCTATTAAAGGTTTTTGGAATAGATCTTCAATCTCATCTAAGGTCCAATCAAATCGGATTTGGACCTCATTGGAAATATTTAATGGAGCATCTAGCAAGGTCATGAAAAGCTAGGGTTTTGCAGTCTATGACTGTCTATCATTGAATCTACACCGCCAAAACGTCTGCTTCTTGATTGATAATCAAGAAGCGCATTTGTTAAAGAGACAGAGTCAAAATCTGGCCATAATGTGTCAGTAACATGTATCTCTGAATAAGCCAATTGCCAAAGTAAAAAGTTACTGATGCGTCTTTCTCCACTTGTACGAATAAGAAGATCAGGATCAACATGACTAGATGTGGATAATTCTCTTGCAAAAGATTCTTCATCGATAAGAGAAGGATCCAAGGTTCCATCTGCTGCTCTCTGAGCTAATCTCTGGGCAGCCATTACAAGTTCACGTCTTCCTCCATAATTCGTACAAACATTAAATTGAATACCATTATTAGCTGCTGTAAGATCTGTTGCCTCTTTTATATGGCCTTGTAATCTACTGGGAAGTTTACCTAAATCACCAAGAAAACTAATTCGAACCTTTTCTAAATTCAAAGCTTCGATTTCTTTTTTTAGTACACGCTCAAAAAGAGTCATTAAAAAATTGACTTCTTCTTTTGGCCTAGACCAATTCTCTGTTGAAAAGGCATAAACAGTCAAAACACGTATATTCCAGTCACTACATAAACGTAAGGTTCTTTTGAGAGCATCAACTCCTGCTTTGTGTCCCATTGCTCTAGGCAATTTCCTTGCATTAGCCCATCTACCATTACCATCCATAATGATGGCTATATGCTCCGGCATTCGAGAGGGGTCTAGGGTGCAAGGCAAAGGAACAACAAAAGATTGCTTATCAGTTCGAATTGCAGAAGGACTTGTCATTTCAGATATTGTTATTTTTGATCAGAAGACAAATCGGATTGAGCTTGCTTAGGGGACTCAGTCAAACTATAAGATATCGACTTCGATGAACCACTAGAAGATTGTGATTGTTTCGAAACGACTGTGCCAGATGAAGCATTCATTAGATCCTTAAGCAGATCTAACAACCTACTACTAGTAATTGGTCTTTCAAGACGTCCCTGATTAGCCAAAGACAATGTTCCAGTCTCTTCTGAAACTACTACACAAATACATCTATCAAATCTTTCTGTAATACCTAGAGCTGCAAGATGCCTAGTTCCATAACGACTGATGCTTTGTCTAGATAGAGGCAAAATTACACCTGCAGAAATAATTCTGTTGCCTTTAAGTAAAACAGCTCCATCATGCAAAGGGGTTTCTAAAGCAAAAAGATTTAACAACAATTCTGTTGAAAATTTTGCATCAATTGGTACACCTGCATATAAAAAGTCCTCTGGTCTTAAATCACTTCCCATATCAAGCACTATTAGTGCACCTCTCCTTTTTTGTGAAAGTCTTCCTGCTGCCTCAGATAATTGAGTAATTGTATTTGTAGTTGCCTGAAATTCCTTCTGAGTATTACCTAAAAGGACAGCCAACCTACCTGTTCCCAATAATTCCATCAATCTCCTCAATTCTCCTTGCCATAAAATCGCCAAAGATAATGAGCAAGCCAGAACCAATGCATCTATTACCTTTGAAGTGATAGGAAGATTTTCAAATCGTTGGACAAACCAGGCAAGTGAGACAAGAAACAAATACCCTCTAAGCAGCCAAAGGGTTCTCGGTTCTTTTACTCTTGAGAAAAGTAATATGCCAAGTGCAGAAGCAAATAATGCGTCCAGCAAAAAGCGCAGATTTATTAACCACCAAAAATTCAATCATCCTCCCCAATCCCCTCTTAACTTAACTAACCTTTTGAAATAAAGCGATCTGGGAGAATATCATTTCGCAATAGATCTTCAGGCAATTCCCTTCTGTGAATTAATTCAGCCTGATTATCAGCAACTATAATTGCAGCGGGTTTAGGGATTCGATTGTAATTTGAACTCATTGAAAAATTGTATGCACCTGTAGAAAAAACAGCTAAAACATCGCCAGTACTACAACTCGGTAAAGGGTAATTGTTAAGCAAAACATCTCCCGACTCACAATGCTTGCCTGCAATGGTAACTATTTCAGTTGGTTTATCCAGTGGTTTATCAACAAGAAGAGCAGTGTAATCAGATTGATATGTGATGGGACGTGGATTATCACTCATGCCACCATCAACTGAAAAATATGTTCTTATACCAGGAATATGTTTTTTAGAACCAAGTCTATACAAAGTCAAGCCAGCTGTTCCAACTATTGAACGACCAGGCTCACACATTAAAAGAGGTAATTCAAGGGATCTCTTCTGACAAGCCTTAGCAACTTCTAAAGCAACAACTTCTACCCAAGAACTAATTGAAGGCGGGTCATCAGATGAAATGTATCTTATTCCAAGTCCACCTCCAACATTTAAGATTTTTAGTGGGTGGCCAAATTGTCTTCCGATTTCAAGTTTTTCAGCCATAATCTCAGCCAAATCTCTATGTGGTTGAACTTCAAATATTTGGGAACCAATATGAGCATGCAATCCTATTAATTCCGCCCATTTAATATCCTTTAAATCAATGAAAATACTTTCTAATTCATCGGGGTCAAAACCAAACTTACTATCGATATGTCCTGTTTTAATATATTCATGAGTGTGGCATTCAATCCCAGGTGTAAACCTCAGCAAAAGCTTTGCTTTCTTTTCTTTTCCCTGAACTATTTCTTTTAATTGATCTATATCATATTTATTATCTATTACAATCGTCGCATTATTCTTATAAGCTAAAAGCAATTCATTCCTAGACTTATTGTTACCATGAAAAACAATCTTTTCTCCTGTTAATCCACCTCTTAAAGCTGTAATTAATTCCCCTTCAGAAACAACATCAATGCCCAAGCCCTCTGATGCAATTATGCTACTTAAAGTCAAAGAACTATTTGCTTTGGAAGCATATAAAGGAAGAGATTCCCCTGGATAGCTTTTTATTAATGACTCTCGATACTCTCTGCAGGATCTTCTTATTGTAAATTCATCCAATAAATAAAGTGGTGTCCCATATTCCTCCGCCAGTTCACTAAGCACACAACCGCCCACAGTTAATCTGTCTTTAGAGTCCAATTGAGTAGTAAGCGGGGCTATATTCTTATTAGGACTAGCTTGATCCTGATGTTTCTCAAAATTTCGCAAAGAAGGCATATCAAACAATCAATTTTGGAGTTGAATTACTAGTCTATTTACTTATAGGCTTAATCATGTAAGGCAAAAAAAAATGAATAAAAAAGAATTATATCTGGAGCCAAAGATCATCAAACTAGGACTTGAAGATCTAAATAGCTGTATCAAATTAGATTTAAAAACCTTTAATGGTATTTGGAATGCTAAGCAGTGGAAGAATGAATTGTCAGATCAAGAAAGAATCTGCTTAGGTGCAATTAATGGAAAACAATTGATAGCATTAGGTTGTGCTTGGCTAGTATTAGATGAATTAAACATCACTCTAATAGGAGTTGACCCTTTTTATCAAAGGATGGGGATAGGCACCTTAATAGTTTCTTCATTACTAAAAGCAGGACAAGATGCCGGTGCAAATCAAATATTTATAGAAGCAAGAAAAACGAATATCTCAGCTAAGTTATTTTACAAAAATCTTGATTTTACAGAAGTTGGCTATAGGCCAAATCTATATAAAGATGGAGAAGAGGGGAGGCTTTTTCATCGAAATTGCAAAATTGATACTTAAATCCTGTATAAAAAACCACAGGATTTTATACCTTTCAAAGAAATTAAACGGATTCTAAAAGCTCATATCAAATTACGGTTTATACGAAAGCTAACTACTCACACATTCTCATCTCAATACTGATAAATTAGAGTTAAATGCATCTGGCCTAGATCACATATGTTCGAAAGGTTTACCGAAAAGGCCATCAAAGTAATCATGTTGGCCCAAGAGGAGGCTAGGCGCCTTGGCCATAATTTTGTTGGGACTGAACAAATCCTCTTAGGATTAATAGGGGAGGGAACTGGTGTTGCAGCAAAAGTCTTGAAATCAATGGGTGTCAATTTAAAAGATTCAAGAGTAGAAGTTGAAAAAATAATAGGTCGAGGTTCAGGCTTTGTAGCAGTGGAAATTCCATTTACACCACGTGCGAAAAGAGTTTTAGAACTTTCATTAGAGGAGGCCAGACAACTAGGTCACAACTACATAGGGACAGAGCATCTATTACTTGGTCTTATTAGAGAAGGTGAAGGTGTTGCCGCAAGAGTTATGGAAAATCTTGGCGTAGATCTTACTAAAGTTAGAACGCAAGTTATAAGGATGCTTGGTGAAACAGCTGAAGTTGCAGCAGGAGGAGGAACTGGGAAAAGTTCAGCAAAAACAGCAACTCTTGATGAATTTGGAACAAACCTAACTAAATTAGCTAGCGAATCTAAGCTTGATCCTGTTGTTGGCAGGCATGACGAAATTGATAGAGTTATACAAATTCTTGGCAGAAGAACAAAAAACAATCCAGTTCTTATAGGTGAGCCTGGCGTAGGCAAAACTGCAATAGCAGAGGGCTTAGCACAACGAATTCAACAAGGAGATATACCAGATATACTTGAAGAAAAAAGGGTTTTAACTTTAGACATAGGGTTACTTGTTGCAGGGACTAAATATCGAGGTGAATTTGAAGAACGACTAAAAAAAATAATGGAAGAAATAAAATCTGCAGGAAATGTAATTCTAGTTATAGACGAGGTTCATACTCTTATAGGAGCAGGTGCAGCAGAAGGAGCTATAGATGCTGCTAATATTCTTAAGCCTGCATTGGCAAGAGGCGAACTTCAATGTATTGGTGCTACAACTCTTGATGAATACAGAAAGCATATAGAGAGAGATGCTGCACTGGAAAGACGCTTCCAACCTGTAATGATAGGAGAGCCTTCAATCGAAGACACAATTGAAATCCTTAGAGGACTAAGAGAAAGATATGAACAACATCATCGACTTAAAATAACTGATGAAGCTTTAAATGCTGCCGCCAACCTCGGTGATAGATATATATCAGACAGATTCTTACCTGACAAAGCAATAGACTTGATTGACGAAGCGGGAAGTCGTGTCAGACTTCTAAATTCAAAACTCCCACCAGAAGCCAAGCAAGTTGATAAAGAATTAAGAAAAATACAAAAAGAAAAAGAAGAAGCAGTAAGAGAACAAGATTTCACACAGGCTGGTGAACTAAGAGAAAAAGAGGTTGATTTAAGGAATCAAATAAGATCAATTTTAGATAGTTCAAAGCAAGAAAATGTTGCATCTAATAAAGAAACTTCCACACTATTAACAGAAACAAAAACTGAAAATATTGAATCGAAAGATACTACTTTAGGAAATAATATGCCTCTAGTGAATGAAGAAGATATTGCTCATATAGTTGCATCTTGGACTGGTGTACCAGTTCAAAAACTTACAGAAAGTGAATCAGTAAAATTATTAAACATGGAAGAGACGCTTCATCAAAGGTTAATTGGACAAGACGAGGCAGTAAAATCAGTTTCTAAAGCAATAAGAAGAGCAAGAGTCGGTCTTAAAAATCCTAATAGACCTATCGCTAGTTTCATATTCTCTGGCCCAACTGGTGTTGGTAAAACAGAGCTCACCAAGGCTTTAGCTGCATATTTCTTTGGCAGCGAAGAGGCGATGATTCGTCTTGACATGTCAGAGTTTATGGAAAGACATACAGTTAGCAAACTAATTGGATCCCCTCCAGGATATGTAGGTTTTAATGAAGGTGGACAGCTAACAGAAGCAGTTAGAAGACGACCCTACACTGTTGTTTTATTTGATGAAATAGAGAAAGCACATCCAGACGTATTTAACCTTCTACTTCAATTGCTAGAGGAAGGTCGCCTAACTGACTCAAAAGGAAGAACAGTAGATTTTAAGAATACACTCATAATTATGACTTCAAACATAGGTTCAAAAGTCATTGAAAAAGGTGGTGGCGGCCTAGGCTTTGAACTTGATGGTGAGAATCCTGAGGATAGTCAATATAATCGAATCAAATCCCTTGTAAATGAAGAGCTCAAGCAATATTTTAGACCAGAGTTTCTAAACAGATTGGACGAGATAATTGTCTTTAGGCAATTAACTAGAGAAGAAGTGAAAGATATAGCAGAAATAATGCTAAAAGAAGTCTTCTTAAGAATAAAAGATAAAGGAATCACTCTTTCTGTATCAGAAGCTTTCAAGGAAAGACTCGTAGAAGAAGGGTATAACCCTTCTTATGGAGCTCGTCCACTAAGAAGAGCTGTTATGAGATTGTTAGAAGATAGCCTTGCAGAAGAATTCTTATCAGGGAAAATTAAAGATGGTGATTACGCGGAAGTTGATATAGATGAAAATAAGAATGTAGTTGTCAAACATATTGACGAAAATACTATTAAACCCCAATTAGCAACAGCAGGTATATAAAAATCAAACCAAACAGATTATATATATAAATAGACATGCAAGATAAAAACTATTTGCATAATATTTCGCCCGAGAAAGTAATTAGAGGGGAAAGTGCATGGTCAGAAGCAAAAAATCTTATCCCTAGTATATGTAAGAGACCACTTTTGTTAGGAAGAAGTAAATCAACATCCTCAATAAGAGAATCAATTGCATCGGATTTAAAATCAATTGGAGTAGATGTTTATCAAGAAGAGTTAGCATATGATTGCTGTGAAATTGATATAAAAAGAATATGCCAAATAATTTTAACTATGGATTGTGATGGGATAATTGCTTCAGGAGGAGGAAAAGTACTTGATGCTGGAAAACTAATTGCACATAACATAAATATACCTTGCATAACCATTCCACTTAGCGCTGCAACTTGCGCAGGCTGGACAGCACTAGCAAATATTTATACAAATGATGGTGCATTTATAAGAGATCAAACTCTAACTTCCTGTCCAAAATTGTTAATTTTTGACTATAAATTAATTAGGAAAGCACCTAGAAGAACTCTTGCGAGTGGAATTGCAGATGCCTTAGCTAAATGGTATGAATCATCAATAAGCTGTGCTCAATCCACAGATGCTCTTGTTCAGCAAGCTGTTCAAATGGCAAGGGTATTAAGAGATCAAATATTAATAGATGGAGTAAAAGCATTACAAGACCCTAATAGTTTATCTTGGGTTAGAGTTGCAGAAGGATGCTCTCTAACTGCAGGTTTAATTGGTGGGATTGGTGGTGCAAAATGTAGGACAGCTGCTGCACATGCTGTGCATAATGGACTTACACAATTAGATTTCTCCGAGAAACCTCTTCATGGAGAATTGGTTGGTTTTGGCATACTTGTTCAATTAAGGATTGAGGAATTAGTATCTGATAATCAATTAGCTTTTCAAGCTAGAAATCAATTAAATAAGCTACTTGATGATTTAGATCTACCTACAAGCCTTGAATCTCTAGGGCTAAGTAACATAACACAAGCACAGCTAGATAAAGTATCTACATTCTCTTGTAGAAAGAATTCTGATATACATAACCTACCATTTAAAGTTGATAAACATACTTTAATAAAAGCTTTAATTGATATAAGCACTGTAGAAATTAATTCAAATCAGAATAGAGCTAAGGAATTAGCTATTAAAAACCTTAAGTAATCCACAAATTGACAACTTCTAAAGAATCGCTTGAAAAGGTAAGTAAGTTTTTAATTGATCCTCTTGCTATTAAACTAACAGAATCAATTAGATGGTTGAAATTAGATAACATATCAACTGATCAAAACGATCTTTATCCAATTGCAATTTTAGGCAAAGGCAAGCCTATTTTACTTCTGCATGGTTTTGACAGTTGTTTCTTAGAGTTTCGAAGATTAATCCCTTATTTGCAAAATAATTTCAAGTTAATTATTCCTGATTTATATGGATTTGGATTCTGTCCAAGGCCACATGACAATAATTATGGAAAGAAAATGATTATTAATCATTTAGAAAATCTCTTAAAAACTCTAAAAACAAGCAAAGGAGTTGGAGTAATTGGAGCATCTATGGGTGGAGGGATTGCAATAGAATTAGCTAGATCCCTTCAAGTTGATATAAACAAATTGTTGCTATTGTCACCCGCTGGTTTGATTGGCAATCCAACTCCAATCCCTCCTCCTTTAGATGTTATAGGTGCATGTTTCTTAAAGCAAAATTTTGTACGAGACGAGCTTTGTAAAAAAGCTTTTTCCAATCCAAAAGATGTAGGCCCCCCTGAAAAACAGATAGCCTCTATACACGTAAACGTAGCTGGATGGAAAAGGTCACTTGCTGCTTTTGCCAGGGGAGGTGGTATAGCAAATTGCGCTTTGCCATTGCCGAATCAACCAATGAGTGTTCTATGGGGACAAAATGACAGAATTCTTAGCGAAGGGTTGCGTAAAGAATCTACAAATATCTTAAATTGTCCTTGTAAGGAGCTTGAAAATTGTGGTCATCTCCCCCACATCGATCAACCAGAATTAGTAGCAAAACAATGGAAGACAAATTTTTAATTAGGGAAACGGTAAAGAAGCCAAAAACATTAGCAGGAATAATTGAAATAGGTCTAAGTTATTGGCTAAAGATACAGTGCCAATCGATCAAAAATCTAATATTAGAAATACATGATTTAAAAATAGGTTTAATCAATCATGAGATATCATCTGTGTCATTAATTGCTTCAGATATTATTTTCAAAGGTTTATTTATTGATCATTTAAAATTAAAATCAGATATGATTAGGGTTTCTATAAATTTAATAAAAAAGAATAGCATTCTATCAATAAAAGATAGTTTCATTGTAAATGCAAAAGTGACATTAAGTCAAAAAGATATAAATAGTATAATAACTTCAAAGGACTGGTCTTCAATATCAGAATGGATTTCTAACAACTTCTTTAATAAACGAAGAGTTGTAGACATCATAGTTAAGCAAAGCCACCTAATCATATACTCCTCTGACACAATATTTAATCAAGAAAGTTTAGAGTCTAAAAAATTTTTATTAAGAGCAATTGACGGGAATTTGATATTTCATGACAAAGATAACTCAACAGAAAAGATTTTTCCTATTGAGAAATCAATATATATAAAAGACATCCTATTTAATGAGAACTTTTTATCTTTCTTTATAGAGGCAAAGGTTAAAGTATAGTTAATTAACTATAGGAATTATAATTTTAATTAAGTAATAAACAATAGAAGGAGTAAAGATATAACTGTCAATCCTGTCAAAGATTCCTCCATGTCCAGGCAATACATTGCCTGAATCTTTAATACCAGCATCCCTTTTCAACATTGATTCAATTAGATCACCAACTATCGCCAACAATCCTACAAGAGCTCCTAAGAGTGAGCTTAAAAGAAATCCAAAAAAATCTAAATTAAGTATATAACTAGTTAAAATACCAATAAATATAGAGCAAAATATTCCTAAAACAGCTCCTTCTATTGTCTTAGATGGCGATATAGGCGTAAGAGGTATCTTGCCAAATATTCTACCAAAATAATATGAGCCAATATCTGATGCAACAATCATAAGGCATGATACAAGTGTGATAATTAGACCAGGGGTAAATAACTCCGAATTATTATTTATTAATTCATTTAATGGTAAAGAATCGATGTCAATAAGATTACGAAGCCTAATCCAATAACTGGGCAAATAGCCTAAATAAAAGAGGCCAAATATTGATGCTGCAATATCAGAAATAGAGCCTGTAACAGGTTGCAAAAGTAGCCATAAACAAATCAGTGCTCCAGACAAAGCCAAGACCGCACTAGCAAAATCCCCACCAAAGAAACCTTGACTGTCACAATAAGTCGTTATTAAAAGAATTTGACAAGCAAAAAGAGTTGTTTTAGTTGCAGGTTTAATACCAGCAAATTCAGCCATCCTAAAGTATTCAATAAGAGCTAAATGAACTATTGAACAAAGTGCAAAAGTAAAGAAAACACCCCCTATACCAACTACTAACAAGCCAAAAAGGCCTGCACATAAACCACTAACAATTCTCTTACTATAAAGTAGTGAAGCCATTAATTAACAACTCGTATTTGTGAAGATATTTGTTGAGGCCATATTTTTTTTTGTATAAGCATCCACTCCACAAGCTCACTGGTCAAAATCTCCCCTGGAAAAAGCAAAGGGATGCCTGGGGGATAAGGAGAGATTAAGTCAGCAGATATTCGGCCAACACTTTTGCTTAAAGGCACTATTTCACTATCGCCTCTGAAGGCTGATAAAGATGACGAACTTAGGGCTTTTACAAAAGGATTAGGAGGTTTCTCAAAAGGAGGGTAAGAATCCATTGGGAGGCCTGAGCTAATAAGCTTATCCCAATTGTTTTTTATAGACCTTACGATACCTTGATGTCTTGCAAAACCGAGGCAGAAAGTTATTGTGCCAGGTTCTGGAAGCTCTCCTACAAGGCCTCTATTAATAAACCATGGATCAGCATCAATACCACTAATTCCTTGGGCTGCAGTATGAAGAATAAGCTTTAAAGGATCTTGATTATCTAGCAGAGGAACTCCTAACTTACGAAGACGGTCATTAATAAATCTTGCTTTTAATATTGCAATCTTAAGTTTCTCTAGAGCATATTCACTTCTGAGTTCATTCAAAGCCGCCTCACAAGAAGCAAGAAGCAATGCACTTGGACTACTTGTTTGAAAAAGATGGATACATCTCTGAACAATATAAGGGTCGACCATTGATCCTTGCCACCAAAGGGCTGCAGTCTGTACTAATCCATTAGCTGATTTATGTAAAGAGTGCACAACAAGGTCTGCTCCAGCTTTTAGAGCAGATTGAGGCAAATCGCTATCAAGACAGGAAGAAAAGTAAGCCCCATGAGCTTCATCAACTACAACTGGCAAGTTTTTAT
Proteins encoded:
- the trhO gene encoding oxygen-dependent tRNA uridine(34) hydroxylase TrhO, producing the protein MIIKTKEKDVGNRLMVAAFYSFSPIEDETIPTILRELVDIADKYNVRGTILVALEGINGTICGPSHGIQIMRRKLNSLVLDDSMEVKISFTSKQAFRRFKARKKREIITMGIDGVNPRKTVGKYVEPDQWNEFIDDPLTLVIDMRNEYEVSIGSFQGSLNPHTDTFREFPEWARRNLDKLLQEKKHNRIAMFCTGGIRCEKATSFLKQQGVPEVYHLRGGILRYLAEVPEDQSRWDGECFVFDHRVALNHKLTPGEHRLCFACGMPLSPEDRQKSNYLPGIQCHHCENVFSDDDRDRFKERQKHIKQLQERLPGNSIWPSA
- the bioB gene encoding biotin synthase BioB; the protein is MTLLDAPLNISNEVQIRFDWTLDEIEDLFQKPLIDLLWQAQIVHRSINPGYKVQLASLLSVKTGGCEEDCAYCSQSMHNSSDVSSQSDFDVKGVLEQAKAAKAAGADRFCMGWAWREIRDGKPFEAMLEMVRGVRSLGLEACVTGGMLSDTQASRLAEAGLNAYNHNLDTSPEYYESIITTRTYEDRLETLNRVRTAGITICCGGIIGMGETVQDRASLLRVLSTMNPHPESVPINALVPVEGTLLEDLQMIDPLEMVRMVAVARILMPKSRVRLSAGREQLTKESQILCLLAGADSIFYGESLLTTSNPSVIADKELLASAGVSANWN
- a CDS encoding isoprenyl transferase codes for the protein MTSPSAIRTDKQSFVVPLPCTLDPSRMPEHIAIIMDGNGRWANARKLPRAMGHKAGVDALKRTLRLCSDWNIRVLTVYAFSTENWSRPKEEVNFLMTLFERVLKKEIEALNLEKVRISFLGDLGKLPSRLQGHIKEATDLTAANNGIQFNVCTNYGGRRELVMAAQRLAQRAADGTLDPSLIDEESFARELSTSSHVDPDLLIRTSGERRISNFLLWQLAYSEIHVTDTLWPDFDSVSLTNALLDYQSRSRRFGGVDSMIDSHRLQNPSFS
- the cdaA gene encoding diadenylate cyclase CdaA, which gives rise to MNFWWLINLRFLLDALFASALGILLFSRVKEPRTLWLLRGYLFLVSLAWFVQRFENLPITSKVIDALVLACSLSLAILWQGELRRLMELLGTGRLAVLLGNTQKEFQATTNTITQLSEAAGRLSQKRRGALIVLDMGSDLRPEDFLYAGVPIDAKFSTELLLNLFALETPLHDGAVLLKGNRIISAGVILPLSRQSISRYGTRHLAALGITERFDRCICVVVSEETGTLSLANQGRLERPITSSRLLDLLKDLMNASSGTVVSKQSQSSSGSSKSISYSLTESPKQAQSDLSSDQK
- the lysA gene encoding diaminopimelate decarboxylase encodes the protein MPSLRNFEKHQDQASPNKNIAPLTTQLDSKDRLTVGGCVLSELAEEYGTPLYLLDEFTIRRSCREYRESLIKSYPGESLPLYASKANSSLTLSSIIASEGLGIDVVSEGELITALRGGLTGEKIVFHGNNKSRNELLLAYKNNATIVIDNKYDIDQLKEIVQGKEKKAKLLLRFTPGIECHTHEYIKTGHIDSKFGFDPDELESIFIDLKDIKWAELIGLHAHIGSQIFEVQPHRDLAEIMAEKLEIGRQFGHPLKILNVGGGLGIRYISSDDPPSISSWVEVVALEVAKACQKRSLELPLLMCEPGRSIVGTAGLTLYRLGSKKHIPGIRTYFSVDGGMSDNPRPITYQSDYTALLVDKPLDKPTEIVTIAGKHCESGDVLLNNYPLPSCSTGDVLAVFSTGAYNFSMSSNYNRIPKPAAIIVADNQAELIHRRELPEDLLRNDILPDRFISKG
- a CDS encoding GNAT family N-acetyltransferase yields the protein MNKKELYLEPKIIKLGLEDLNSCIKLDLKTFNGIWNAKQWKNELSDQERICLGAINGKQLIALGCAWLVLDELNITLIGVDPFYQRMGIGTLIVSSLLKAGQDAGANQIFIEARKTNISAKLFYKNLDFTEVGYRPNLYKDGEEGRLFHRNCKIDT